One window from the genome of Montipora foliosa isolate CH-2021 chromosome 5, ASM3666993v2, whole genome shotgun sequence encodes:
- the LOC138004129 gene encoding UPF0746 protein DDB_G0281095-like isoform X2: protein MELEESEQKKSVMKWTEEKDVILLTTMAGEGVFQWKHGSRERGSAWDVVAKNLNCQKEFSVNQRSLRDRFNTLARKVKAKLAKEERASGGGEVLQSESDKLVEELITLRDESEKKGEDQSEAKREAVVNEKKQALEMRDRALERIGETRKRNEEERAEAKETVGRKRRRSGGDMLEWLRERAESDLEIKKQEIKEKREEREAMEATRLEQQQQQQQQQQQILQVLQQQQHYQQQQQQQQQQQFALMQQQMMGMFQQQQQQMQALLSFLQKKE, encoded by the exons ATGGAGCTTGAAGAAAGTGAACAGAAAAA GTCAGTCATGAAATGGACAGAGGAGAAGGATGTCATATTACTAACCACAATGGCAGGGGAGGGGGTGTTCCAATGGAAACATGGCTCAAGAGAGAGAGGGAGTGCATGGGATGTAGTGGCGAAAAACCTAAATTGCCAGAAAGAGTTCAGTGTTAACCAAAGGTCCTTACGAGACAGGTTCAACACCTTGGCCAGAAAAGTAAAGGCAAAACTGGCTAaagaagaaagagcaagtgGCGGAGGTGAGGTACTCCAAAGTGAGTCTGATAAACTGGTGGAAGAGCTAATTACTCTTAGAGATGAGTCAGAGAAGAAAGGGGAAGACCAAAGTGAGGCAAAGAGAGAAGCTGTTGTAAATGAAAAGAAGCAGGCATTGGAGATGAGAGACAGGGCCCTTGAAAGGATAGGAGAAACAAGAAAGAGAAATGAAGAGGAGAGGGCAGAAGCAAAGGAGACAGTTggaagaaagagaaggagaTCAGGAGGTGACATGCTGGAATGGCTGAGAGAAAGGGCAGAGTCAGATTTAGAAATAAAGAAGCAGGAGATAAAAGAgaagagagaagaaagagaagctATGGAAGCTACAAGGctagaacaacagcaacagcagcagcagcagcagcagcaaatTCTTCAAGTCTTGCAGCAACAACAGCACTAtcagcaacagcagcagcagcaacaacaacagcaatttGCCTTAATGCAACAGCAAATGATGGGTatgtttcaacaacaacaacaacaaatgcagGCTCTGCTGTCTTTTCtacaaaaaaaggaataa
- the LOC138004129 gene encoding UPF0746 protein DDB_G0281095-like isoform X1, with the protein MKCLFSIDLMSISYRVFTAMHWLQIIATFQIFLNFRKSQIHAKKLFCLIIFKEKWSLKKVNRKIMKWTEEKDVILLTTMAGEGVFQWKHGSRERGSAWDVVAKNLNCQKEFSVNQRSLRDRFNTLARKVKAKLAKEERASGGGEVLQSESDKLVEELITLRDESEKKGEDQSEAKREAVVNEKKQALEMRDRALERIGETRKRNEEERAEAKETVGRKRRRSGGDMLEWLRERAESDLEIKKQEIKEKREEREAMEATRLEQQQQQQQQQQQILQVLQQQQHYQQQQQQQQQQQFALMQQQMMGMFQQQQQQMQALLSFLQKKE; encoded by the exons ATGAAATGTTTGTTCAGTATCGATTTGATGTCTATTTCTTACCGGGTTTTTACCGCCATGCACTGGCTCCAAATTATCGCtacttttcaaatatttttaaactttaGAAAAAGCCAAATACAcgctaaaaaattattttgtttgattattTTTAAGGAGAAATGGAGCTTGAAGAAAGTGAACAGAAAAA TCATGAAATGGACAGAGGAGAAGGATGTCATATTACTAACCACAATGGCAGGGGAGGGGGTGTTCCAATGGAAACATGGCTCAAGAGAGAGAGGGAGTGCATGGGATGTAGTGGCGAAAAACCTAAATTGCCAGAAAGAGTTCAGTGTTAACCAAAGGTCCTTACGAGACAGGTTCAACACCTTGGCCAGAAAAGTAAAGGCAAAACTGGCTAaagaagaaagagcaagtgGCGGAGGTGAGGTACTCCAAAGTGAGTCTGATAAACTGGTGGAAGAGCTAATTACTCTTAGAGATGAGTCAGAGAAGAAAGGGGAAGACCAAAGTGAGGCAAAGAGAGAAGCTGTTGTAAATGAAAAGAAGCAGGCATTGGAGATGAGAGACAGGGCCCTTGAAAGGATAGGAGAAACAAGAAAGAGAAATGAAGAGGAGAGGGCAGAAGCAAAGGAGACAGTTggaagaaagagaaggagaTCAGGAGGTGACATGCTGGAATGGCTGAGAGAAAGGGCAGAGTCAGATTTAGAAATAAAGAAGCAGGAGATAAAAGAgaagagagaagaaagagaagctATGGAAGCTACAAGGctagaacaacagcaacagcagcagcagcagcagcagcaaatTCTTCAAGTCTTGCAGCAACAACAGCACTAtcagcaacagcagcagcagcaacaacaacagcaatttGCCTTAATGCAACAGCAAATGATGGGTatgtttcaacaacaacaacaacaaatgcagGCTCTGCTGTCTTTTCtacaaaaaaaggaataa